The genomic window AATTACTTCTATTATTTCTGGTTTTATTGTTGCAGGCGTTGTAGTGTGGTTTGTTCAAAAAGCATTAGCTGCAACGGGCGTGCTTGATCGTTTTGAATCAGGACGTCCTCAAGCATTAGTGTGAGTTATATCTAAATACTCATTGCAACTTGTAAACTATCGTGTTTTGTGTAAAAAGTACAAAACACGATAGTTTACTCGTATGATGCTTATATTTTATATTTGTTTTACTTTATATTTTTGAAATTGTGTTATGCAATTTTTATATTTTAGATTTTGCTATGCAATGAAAATTTTGCTATGCAATGAAAGTTTGTTTGTATGCAATTTGTGAATAAAACTGAATGGACTCCAGCTAGCGTAGTTGCTAAAAACTGGGGTTGGAGACACGCTACTCGCAAAGATTTTGTGTTGAGGAATGTAAATATTGATATTAATCCTGGTGAGCATGTGTTGCTTTTAGGTGCTTCTGGCGCTGGAAAAAGCACATTTATGGCTGGTTTAGCAGGTGTTTTAGGCGATGAAACAGAAGGCATGGAAGAAGGTAGCCTTCTAATCGGTGGTGTTCATGCTAGGGATGCTCGCGGAAAAGTTGGACTTGTTATGCAAGATCCAGATTCTCAAATCATTCTTGAAAGAGTAGGTGACGATGTAGCTTTTGGAAGTGAGAATCTTGGAGTTGATAGCGAAGAGACTTGGAATCGCGTAAAGCTTTCGCTAGAAGCTGTTGGTTTAGACAATATTACTCAAGGAAGTCAGGGTCTTAGACGCTCAACACAATCTTTATCTGGAGGCCAAAGGCAACGTCTTGCTTTAGCAGGAGTGCTTGCAATGCATCCTGGATTGCTGCTTTTAGATGAGCCTACAGCTAATCTTGATCCTGAAGGTGTTCAGCAAGTGCATGATGCTGTAGCGAATATTCTTAAAAAAACAGGTTCTACAATGATTGTAGTTGAACATCATATTGATGTGTGGCTGGATTTGATTGATAGAGTTATTGTTATTGGAAAAGATGAAAATAATAATGATTCAAATGTAGGATGTGTTATTGCAGACGGTAAGCCTGAGGATGTTTTTGAAAAATATGGCGATATGCTTGCAAAAGGTGGTGCTTGGGTTCCAGGAAGAACAGTTAAATCTTTTGCTCCTAAACATTGCGATGACGAGATCAAAGACGAAATAAAAGACGAGATCAAAGATACGGAAGAATCTGTTGCGCTCTATACTAATGATTGCTCTTTTGGAAGAACTCTGCCACTAGCTGAACATGTTAATGTAGCTTTTCGTTTTGGCGAAGTAACGGCTTTAATGGGACCTAATGGTGCTGGTAAAACTACGCTAGCGTTAACGCTTGCAGGCTTGTTAAAACCAATTGCCGGCAGTGTGTGCATGATGGAAAAGTATGTGCCAAAACGACGTAAAAATAATCTTTTTACTTGGAAAAGTCAAGAATTATTAGGGCGAGTTGGCATGGTGTTTCAGGAGCCAGAACATCAATTCATAACATCTTCTGTAAGAGATGAAGTTGCTGTAGGGCCTAAAAAGCAAGGAAAAAACGAAAAGGAATCTTACGATATTGCCGATAGCATGCTTGAACGTATGGATTTGAAGCGTTTTGCTCTTGCTAATCCTTACACATTATCTGGAGGAGAAAAACGTAGACTTTCTGTAGCTACGCTTTTAGCTGCTGCTCCGCGTGTTGTTATTATGGATGAGCCTACTTTTGGACAAGATTTTAAAACTTGGACAGCAATGGTAAAACTTATTGCGCAAATCCGCGATAGTGGCTCAGCGGTGATTATGGTTACTCACGATGATGAGCTTGTAAAGTCTTTAGATGCCAGAGTAATAAGAGTTGAGTACGAAAAAATCGTAGAGTCCGCTCATAACTATAGCGAAGGGAATGAGTAGAAGTGAATAAAACTAGTAGTGCAGAAGAATCGTCTAGTATTAAAGTTAAAGACTTTGAAAGTTTATTAAAAGTTTCGCATATTGATGTAACAGCGTCTTCTAAACGTTTAGAAAGTGAACGACTAGTTTCGCCTTCTTGGTTTATTCGTAAGCTTAATCCAATAAGTCGTTTTATTGGAGCGTTATTACTTTGCTTGCCTATGTTCGTTACATTAGATATTGTTTCTGCTTCTATTGCATTTGGTTTAGATATACTGTTATTTGCAATTGCTGGAGTAACTCCTTGGTATGTTTTACGCCATACTTGGCCAGTTTGGATTGCTGCTTCTGGTAGCTTTATATCTGTGCTTTTATATGGCCAAAGTTCTGGAGATGATATATTTAAGTTTGGCTGGATGCATATAAGCCAAGGATCATTGTATTTGGCAATTTGTACGTTTGTTCGTGTTGCATCTGTAGCAGTTCCAGGCGTTATATTAGCCATTGGATTAGATCCAACTGATTTAGCAGACGGCTTAGTGCAGATTTTGCATTTTTCTCCACGATTTGTGTACGGAGCATTAGCTGGATTGAGAATGTTTAGTCTATTGCAAAATGATTGGCGTGCTTTTGGTTTAGCTCGCAGGTCTCGTGGTATATCGGATGGTAAAGCGTTACAGCGCATGCTTTCGCAATCTTTTGGTTTGCTCGTGTTATCTATTCGCAGAGGTACGAAACTTGCTACAGCTATGGAAGCTAGGGCTTTTGGAAGTAGTATTAAACGTGTTCCAGCACGAAAATCGAAGTTAACAGCATACGATTGGATATTTTATGTAATTTGCATTGCTGTTCCTGCTATTGCTTTATATGCTTCAATACAAACAGGATATTGGCATAATGCGTTTATTCATATGTAAAGCATTGTGAAAATTACAATGCGTACATATTTATAGATAGTATTCATAATATGAGCGAAATAATGAATCCTTATAATCATGATGATGTTTGGCAAGCTCCATCGTGCAATATGCCTTTGAATGCAACAGTGAATATTCCTGGAAGCAAATCATTGTCTAATCGTTATTTGATTTTAGCAGCTCTTGGTAAAAAACCAGTTGTT from Gardnerella vaginalis ATCC 14018 = JCM 11026 includes these protein-coding regions:
- a CDS encoding ABC transporter ATP-binding protein, whose product is MQFVNKTEWTPASVVAKNWGWRHATRKDFVLRNVNIDINPGEHVLLLGASGAGKSTFMAGLAGVLGDETEGMEEGSLLIGGVHARDARGKVGLVMQDPDSQIILERVGDDVAFGSENLGVDSEETWNRVKLSLEAVGLDNITQGSQGLRRSTQSLSGGQRQRLALAGVLAMHPGLLLLDEPTANLDPEGVQQVHDAVANILKKTGSTMIVVEHHIDVWLDLIDRVIVIGKDENNNDSNVGCVIADGKPEDVFEKYGDMLAKGGAWVPGRTVKSFAPKHCDDEIKDEIKDEIKDTEESVALYTNDCSFGRTLPLAEHVNVAFRFGEVTALMGPNGAGKTTLALTLAGLLKPIAGSVCMMEKYVPKRRKNNLFTWKSQELLGRVGMVFQEPEHQFITSSVRDEVAVGPKKQGKNEKESYDIADSMLERMDLKRFALANPYTLSGGEKRRLSVATLLAAAPRVVIMDEPTFGQDFKTWTAMVKLIAQIRDSGSAVIMVTHDDELVKSLDARVIRVEYEKIVESAHNYSEGNE
- a CDS encoding energy-coupling factor transporter transmembrane component T family protein gives rise to the protein MNKTSSAEESSSIKVKDFESLLKVSHIDVTASSKRLESERLVSPSWFIRKLNPISRFIGALLLCLPMFVTLDIVSASIAFGLDILLFAIAGVTPWYVLRHTWPVWIAASGSFISVLLYGQSSGDDIFKFGWMHISQGSLYLAICTFVRVASVAVPGVILAIGLDPTDLADGLVQILHFSPRFVYGALAGLRMFSLLQNDWRAFGLARRSRGISDGKALQRMLSQSFGLLVLSIRRGTKLATAMEARAFGSSIKRVPARKSKLTAYDWIFYVICIAVPAIALYASIQTGYWHNAFIHM